A window of Rhododendron vialii isolate Sample 1 chromosome 13a, ASM3025357v1 contains these coding sequences:
- the LOC131312617 gene encoding protein HIRA isoform X1 has translation MIAEKPSWVRHEGMQIFSIDIQPGWLRFATGGGDHKVRIWNTKSVGRDLEANESTQKLLATLRDHFGSVNCVRWAKHGRYLASGSDDQVILIHERKPGSGTTEFGSGEPPDIENWKVAMTLRGHTADVVDLNWSPDDSTLASGSLDNTVHIWNMSSGICTAVLRGHSSLVKGVTWDPIGSFVASQSDDKTVIIWRTSDWSLAHRTDGHWAKSLGSTFFRRLGWSPCGHFITTTHGFQKPRHSAPVLERGEWAATFDFLGHNAPIIVVKFNHSMFRGSLSNAQDVKAAATGWANGASKAGDKESQAYNIIAIGSQDRTITVWTTASPRPLFVAKHFFTQSVVDLSWSPDGYSLFACSLDGTVATFHFEEKELGQKLSDTELDELKRNRYGDVRGRQANLAETPAQLLLEAASAKQATSKKAIPDVSQNSTAIKSSNHLVVSTKAPESRVDDGKKDGDGLNKVTNTVQKASPVKQREYRRPDGRKRIIPEAVGVSAESQALDFPTKGVNNRKEDNGLVLSDSGVREGSMRRTIGGNSDLKERSGVTARATVSESLVIEKVPASEGKDGTVCVEQKGIVEASASGKLSIRVFDKKEGKDAEPVCLEARPREHAVNDIVGVGNTFTMRETEIACTRGADTLWSDRVSGNVTVLAGNANFWAVGCEDGCLQVYTKCGRRAMPTMMMGSAAVFIDCDESWKLFLVTRKGSLYVWDLFNMKCLLHDSLASLVTADPRSTAKDAGTIKIISAKLSKSGFPLVVLATRHAFLFDMSLMCWLRVADDCFPASNFASSWNLGSIQGGEVAALQVDVRKFLARKPGWSRVTDDGVQTRAHLESQLASALALKSPSEYHQCLLSYVRFLAREADESRLREVCENFLGPPTGMADAVSSDPKDLKWDSCVLGMKKHKLLREDILPAMASNRKVQRLLNEFMDLLSEYETTEVIPDPKSSTPPIELLPTTDQTDSTPPTTDQMAFALSAADQTGSVQPAGDKTEFAPTEVDQIDSAMPEKDGIESTAPLVNNVDLDRPSKPLDPAPQVKETDGS, from the exons ATGATTGCAGAGAAGCCAAGTTGGGTTAGGCATGAGGGTATGCAGATTTTCTCGATTGATATTCAACCTGGTTGGCTTAGGTTCGCAACTGGTGGTGGTGATCACAAG GTCCGTATAtggaacacaaaatctgttgGCCGGGATTTGGAAGCTAATGAGTCAACACAAAAACTTCTTGCAACCCTTCGCGACCATTTCGGGTCTGTTAATTGTGTTAGGTGGGCTAAGCACGGTCGATATCTTGCCTCTGGGTCGGATGACCAGGTGATTCTCATTCATGAGAGGAAGCCTGGTTCGGGAACCACTGAATTTGGTAGCGGAGAGCCCCCTGACATTGAGAACTGGAAGGTTGCAATGACTTTAAGAGGACACACGGCAGACGTG GTGGATCTTAATTGGTCTCCAGATGACTCAACATTGGCAAGTGGAAGTCTGGACAATACTGTCCACATCTGGAACATGAGCAGTGGCATCTGCACTGCTGTTCTCAGAGGACACTCTAGTCTGGTTAAGGGGGTTACTTGGGATCCCATTGGTTCCTTCGTAGCAAGTCAGTCTGATGATAAGACTGTTATTATCTGGCGAACAAGTGACTGGAGCCTCGCTCACAGGACAGATGGCCACTGGGCGAAATCA CTTGGCTCTACGTTCTTTAGGAGGCTTGGATGGTCACCTTGTGGCCATTTTATAACTACGACTCATGGTTTCCAGAAGCCAAGGCACTCTGCACCTGTTTTAGAGCGAGGGGAATGGGCTGCCACTTTTGATTTCTTAGGACACAATGCGCCTATTATCGTTGTAAAGTTCAATCATTCGATGTTCAGAGGGAGTTTATCGAATGCTCAGGATGTCAAAGCAGCAGCTACTGGATGGGCTAATGGGGCTTCTAAGGCAGGAGACAAAGAATCACAGGCATATAATATTATTGCTATTGGTAGTCAAGACCGCACAATAACAGTATGGACAACCGCAAGTCCTCGCCCTCTCTTTGTGGCCAAGCATTTCTTCACCCAAAGTGTTGTGGATTTATCCTG gAGTCCTGATGGGTACTCACTATTTGCTTGTTCCTTGGATGGGACAGTGGCTACTTTCCATTTTGAGGAGAAAGAACTTGGCCAGAAGCTAAGTGATACCGAGTTGGATGAACTGAAAAGAAATCGATATGGTGATGTCAGAGGCCGACAGGCAAACTTAGCTGAAACACCAGCACAGTTGTTGCTTGAAGCAGCCTCTGCTAAACAAGCCACAAGCAAAAAAGCCATCCCAGATGTTTCACAAAACTCGACAGCCATAAAATCTTCTAATCATTTGGTGGTTTCCACAAAGGCTCCTGAATCTCGCGTTGACGATGGGAAGAAGGATGGGGATGGATTAAACAAAGTGACAAACACTGTTCAAAAGGCAAGTCCTGTAAAGCAAAGAGAATATAGGCGCCCTGATGGGAGAAAGAGGATAATCCCTGAGGCAGTTGGAGTGTCTGCTGAGTCTCAAGCACTTGATTTCCCTACGAAGGGGGTGAATAACAGAAAGGAAGATAACGGATTGGTTCTTAGTGACAGTGGCGTTAGAGAGGGTTCTATGAGGAGAACAATAGGTGGAAACTCTGATCTGAAAGAGCGTTCAGGAGTCACAGCTAGGGCTACCGTCAGTGAGAGTCTGGTAATTGAGAAGGTTCCGGCATCAGAAGGTAAGGATGGAACTGTTTGTGTAGAACAGAAAGGAATTGTGGAAGCTTCTGCTTCTGGGAAGCtttcaattagggtttttgacaagaaagaagggaaagatGCCGAGCCAGTTTGTTTGGAAGCTCGTCCTCGCGAACATGCTGTGAATGACATTGTTGGAGTGGGAAACACATTTACTATGAGAGAAACGGAAATTGCTTGTACAAGAGGGGCAGATACTCTTTGGTCTGATAGGGTATCTGGCAATGTCACTGTTTTGGCTGGTAATGCCAACTTCTGGGCTGTTGGGTGTGAGGATGGATGCCTACAG GTGTACACAAAATGTGGGAGACGTGCCATGCCGACTATGATGATGGGATCTGCGGCGGTATTCATTGATTGTGATGAGAGTTGGAAGTTGTTTCTTGTCACGAGGAAGGGATCCTTGTATGTATGGGATCTGTTCAACATGAAATGTCTCCTTCATGATTCATTGGCTTCACTGGTTACTGCAGATCCAAGATCAACTGCCAAAGATGCAG GCACAATCAAAATCATATCTGCAAAGCTATCAAAGTCTGGTTTTCCTCTTGTTGTTCTAGCCACACGTCATGCCTTCCTTTTTGATATGAGCCTCATGTGTTGGCTTAGGGTTGCGGATGATTGCTTCCCTGCATCGAATTTTGCAAGTTCATGGAACTTGGGCTCTATTCAGGGTGGTGAGGTTGCTGCTTTACAGGTGGATGTGAGGAAATTCTTGGCAAGGAAGCCAGGTTGGAGCAG AGTAACCGATGATGGCGTGCAAACGCGTGCTCATTTGGAATCTCAACTTGCATCTGCGCTGGCATTGAAGTCCCCGTCTGAATATCACCAGTGCCTTCTGTCCTACGTGCGATTTCTGGCAAG AGAGGCGGATGAGTCCCGTTTGCGGGAAGTTTGTGAGAACTTTCTTGGGCCTCCAACTGGGATGGCTGATGCTGTATCTTCAGATCCCAAGGACCTGAAATGGGATTCCTGTGTGCTG GGAATGAAGAAGCACAAACTTTTAAGGGAAGATATTCTTCCGGCAATGGCATCAAACAGAAAAGTCCAGCGTCTTCTTAATGAATTCATGGATCTCCTATCTGAATATGAAACAACCGAAGTCATTCCGGACCCCAAAAGTTCCACCCCTCCGATAGAATTGCTGCCCACAACAGATCAAACGGACTCCACCCCTCCAACAACTGATCAAATGGCTTTTGCCCTTTCAGCAGCAGATCAAACGGGTTCAGTGCAGCCAGCTGGTGATAAAACAGAGTTTGCCCCCACAGAAGTGGATCAAATTGACTCAGCCATGCCTGAAAAAGATGGAATAGAGTCCACGGCGCCCCTAGTAAACAATGTTGATTTGGACCGACCTTCGAAGCCATTAGATCCGGCCCCACAGGTGAAAGAAACAGATGGTTCCTGA
- the LOC131312618 gene encoding pentatricopeptide repeat-containing protein At2g27610, giving the protein MVLGPVRKFSITEIYRTVKSFQQTQVSFHSKTFNQSQAAALKPEILSLGASFSQSHHLFDEIPQRILSDNNHLLFEYSRNNLNVDALKLFVRNHSLAFPFDGSSLSCILKVCGCLFDQNVGRQVHCRCIKSGFVEDVSVGTSLADLYMKTANVVDGEKIFNEMPEKNVVSWTSLLSGYSRNGLVDQAIETFFRMQAEGIKPNPLTFATVLGALTEDGAVEKGIQVHCMVIKNGFEATTFVSNSLINMYSKSGMVRDARAVFDSTENRDAVSWNGMIAGFVSNGLDMEALQVFYQMRLAGVKLTQMIFGSILKLCATLKELGFARQLHSRVVKDGFDSDLTTRTALMVVYSKSSEMDDALRLFYTMGGVWNVVSWTAMISGYLQNGGVEQAVNLFCQMRREGVRPNHFTYSTALTAHPTTSLFQIHAQVIKTNYEKSPSVGTALLDAYIKIGHTSEAGKVFVLIEEKDIVAWSAMLGGYAQLGDTEGAVKVFLQLAKDGVRPNEFTFCSVVNACASPVAAAEQGKQFHASSIKSGYNNALCVSSALVTMYAKRGNIVSANEVFKRQRERDLVSWNSMISGYAQHGYGKKALKVFEEMRFRKMEMDGVTFIGVISACTHAGLVVEGERYFNMMVKDHFINPTMEHYSCMVDLYSRAGMLGKAMDLINTMLFPAGATIWRTLLAACRVHLNVDLGKLAAENLISLQPLDSAAYVLLSNVYAAAGNWKERAKVRKLMDERKVKKEAGYSWIEVKNKTYSFLAGDHSHPLSDQIYLKLEELGIRLKDAGYLPDTNYVLHDVEEEHKEAILSQHSERLAIAFGLIATHSGTPIQIVKNLRVCGDCHTVIKLISSIEVREIIVRDSNRFHHFEGGLCSCGDYW; this is encoded by the coding sequence ATGGTTCTTGGACCTGTTAGAAAATTCTCTATTACTGAAATCTACCGAACTGTAAAGTCTTTCCAACAAACCCAAGTCTCATTTCACTCCAAAACTTTCAATCAATCTCAAGCTGCTGCACTCAAACCTGAAATTCTTTCCTTAGGTGCAAGTTTTTCCCAATCACACCACCTGTTCGATGAAATACCCCAGAGAATCCTTTCTGACAACAACCACTTGCTCTTCGAGTACTCCCGCAATAATCTCAACGTTGACGCGCTAAAACTCTTCGTTCGCAACCATAGTTTAGCTTTTCCATTTGATGGGTCTAGCCTTTCTTGTATTTTAAAGGTTTGTGGTTGCCTATTTGATCAGAATGTTGGTAGACAAGTACATTGCCGTTGTATTAAATCCGGGTTCGTAGAGGATGTTAGTGTTGGCACTTCTCTGGCTGACCTGTATATGAAAACCGCGAATGTTGTTGACGGGGAGAAGATTTTTAATGAGATGCCGGAGAAGAATGTGGTGTCCTGGACATCGTTGCTTTCAGGTTATTCACGGAACGGATTGGTTGATCAGGCAATAGAAACGTTCTTCCGTATGCAAGCAGAGGGAATCAAGCCTAACCCGTTAACCTTTGCAACTGTCCTTGGAGCATTGACAGAAGATGGTGCAGTCGAGAAGGGAATTCAAGTCCATTGTATGGTTATAAAAAATGGGTTTGAAGCAACTACGTTCGTGAGTAATTCGTTGATTAATATGTATTCAAAGTCAGGGATGGTCCGAGATGCCAGAGCTGTGTTTGATAGCACGGAGAACAGGGATGCAGTTTCCTGGAATGGCATGATTGCAGGTTTTGTGTCAAATGGTCTTGACATGGAAGCTCTTCAAGTGTTCTATCAGATGAGACTTGCAGGTGTAAAGCTAACACAAATGATTTTTGGTTCAATTCTTAAGTTATGTGCTACCCTCAAAGAACTGGGATTTGCAAGACAGCTCCATTCTCGGGTTGTAAAGGACGGGTTTGATAGTGATCTCACTACTAGGACAGCACTAATGGTTGTCTATAGCAAGTCCAGTGAAATGGATGATGCATTGAGATTGTTCTATACTATGGGTGGGGTTTGGAATGTGGTGTCGTGGACAGCTATGATAAGTGGCTACTTGCAAAATGGTGGAGTGGAGCAAGCTGTAAATCTTTTCTGCCAAATGAGGAGAGAGGGTGTTAGGCCAAATCACTTCACTTATTCAACTGCCCTTACTGCTCACCCGACAACGTCTCTCTTCCAGATACATGCACAAGTGATCAAAACAAATTATGAGAAATCACCTTCAGTAGGCACTGCACTTTTGGATGCTTACATTAAGATAGGTCATACCAGTGAAGCTGGAAAAGTTTTTGTACTAATAGAAGAGAAGGACATTGTGGCATGGTCTGCAATGCTAGGAGGGTATGCCCAATTAGGAGACACCGAGGGAGCCGTTAAAGTTTTCCTCCAGTTGGCAAAGGATGGTGTTAGGCCAAACGAGTTTACCTTCTGTAGTGTCGTGAATGCATGCGCTAGTCCTGTTGCTGCAGCGGAGCAGGGGAAACAATTTCATGCAAGCTCAATTAAATCAGGATATAACAATGCTTTATGCGTAAGTAGTGCTCTTGTTACCATGTATGCCAAGAGAGGAAACATTGTGAGTGCAAATGAAGTTTTCAAAAGGCAACGTGAGAGAGACTTAGTTTCATGGAACTCGATGATATCAGGATATGCACAACATGGCTATGGGAAGAAGGCTCTTAAGGTGTTTGAGGAAATGCGATTcagaaaaatggaaatggatGGTGTAACCTTCATTGGTGTGATTTCTGCGTGCACTCATGCGGGACTAGTTGTAGAAGGTGAAAGATACTTCAACATGATGGTCAAAGATCATTTCATCAATCCTACCATGGAGCACTACTCTTGTATGGTTGATCTCTATAGTCGAGCTGGAATGCTTGGAAAAGCCATGGATCTCATAAACACGATGCTGTTTCCTGCTGGTGCAACTATTTGGCGTACTCTTTTGGCAGCTTGCCGTGTTCACCTAAATGTAGATTTAGGGAAACTAGCTGCAGAAAACCTGATTTCACTGCAGCCACTAGACTCAGCTGCATACGTCCTGTTATCAAATGTGTATGCAGCAGCAGGAAATTGGAAAGAAAGAGCCAAAGTGAGGAAATTAATGGACGAGAGGAAAGTGAAAAAAGAAGCTGGGTACAGCTGGATTGAGGTGAAGAACAAGACCTATTCATTCTTGGCCGGTGATCATTCACATCCCTTATCAGATCAGATATATTTAAAACTTGAAGAGTTAGGTATCCGATTGAAGGATGCAGGATACCTTCCGGATACCAATTATGTGTTGCATGATGTTGAAGAGGAGCACAAAGAAGCTATACTTTCTCAACACAGTGAGAGGCTCGCCATTGCATTTGGACTGATTGCCACGCATTCTGGTACTCCAATCCAGATTGTGAAGAATCTTCGAGTGTGTGGTGACTGTCACACAGTTATCAAGTTAATATCATCGATCGAGGTTAGAGAGATTATTGTTCGTGATTCAAACCGATTTCATCATTTTGAAGGAGGTTTATGCTCTTGTGGTGATTATTGGTGA
- the LOC131312617 gene encoding protein HIRA isoform X2: protein MSSGICTAVLRGHSSLVKGVTWDPIGSFVASQSDDKTVIIWRTSDWSLAHRTDGHWAKSLGSTFFRRLGWSPCGHFITTTHGFQKPRHSAPVLERGEWAATFDFLGHNAPIIVVKFNHSMFRGSLSNAQDVKAAATGWANGASKAGDKESQAYNIIAIGSQDRTITVWTTASPRPLFVAKHFFTQSVVDLSWSPDGYSLFACSLDGTVATFHFEEKELGQKLSDTELDELKRNRYGDVRGRQANLAETPAQLLLEAASAKQATSKKAIPDVSQNSTAIKSSNHLVVSTKAPESRVDDGKKDGDGLNKVTNTVQKASPVKQREYRRPDGRKRIIPEAVGVSAESQALDFPTKGVNNRKEDNGLVLSDSGVREGSMRRTIGGNSDLKERSGVTARATVSESLVIEKVPASEGKDGTVCVEQKGIVEASASGKLSIRVFDKKEGKDAEPVCLEARPREHAVNDIVGVGNTFTMRETEIACTRGADTLWSDRVSGNVTVLAGNANFWAVGCEDGCLQVYTKCGRRAMPTMMMGSAAVFIDCDESWKLFLVTRKGSLYVWDLFNMKCLLHDSLASLVTADPRSTAKDAGTIKIISAKLSKSGFPLVVLATRHAFLFDMSLMCWLRVADDCFPASNFASSWNLGSIQGGEVAALQVDVRKFLARKPGWSRVTDDGVQTRAHLESQLASALALKSPSEYHQCLLSYVRFLAREADESRLREVCENFLGPPTGMADAVSSDPKDLKWDSCVLGMKKHKLLREDILPAMASNRKVQRLLNEFMDLLSEYETTEVIPDPKSSTPPIELLPTTDQTDSTPPTTDQMAFALSAADQTGSVQPAGDKTEFAPTEVDQIDSAMPEKDGIESTAPLVNNVDLDRPSKPLDPAPQVKETDGS, encoded by the exons ATGAGCAGTGGCATCTGCACTGCTGTTCTCAGAGGACACTCTAGTCTGGTTAAGGGGGTTACTTGGGATCCCATTGGTTCCTTCGTAGCAAGTCAGTCTGATGATAAGACTGTTATTATCTGGCGAACAAGTGACTGGAGCCTCGCTCACAGGACAGATGGCCACTGGGCGAAATCA CTTGGCTCTACGTTCTTTAGGAGGCTTGGATGGTCACCTTGTGGCCATTTTATAACTACGACTCATGGTTTCCAGAAGCCAAGGCACTCTGCACCTGTTTTAGAGCGAGGGGAATGGGCTGCCACTTTTGATTTCTTAGGACACAATGCGCCTATTATCGTTGTAAAGTTCAATCATTCGATGTTCAGAGGGAGTTTATCGAATGCTCAGGATGTCAAAGCAGCAGCTACTGGATGGGCTAATGGGGCTTCTAAGGCAGGAGACAAAGAATCACAGGCATATAATATTATTGCTATTGGTAGTCAAGACCGCACAATAACAGTATGGACAACCGCAAGTCCTCGCCCTCTCTTTGTGGCCAAGCATTTCTTCACCCAAAGTGTTGTGGATTTATCCTG gAGTCCTGATGGGTACTCACTATTTGCTTGTTCCTTGGATGGGACAGTGGCTACTTTCCATTTTGAGGAGAAAGAACTTGGCCAGAAGCTAAGTGATACCGAGTTGGATGAACTGAAAAGAAATCGATATGGTGATGTCAGAGGCCGACAGGCAAACTTAGCTGAAACACCAGCACAGTTGTTGCTTGAAGCAGCCTCTGCTAAACAAGCCACAAGCAAAAAAGCCATCCCAGATGTTTCACAAAACTCGACAGCCATAAAATCTTCTAATCATTTGGTGGTTTCCACAAAGGCTCCTGAATCTCGCGTTGACGATGGGAAGAAGGATGGGGATGGATTAAACAAAGTGACAAACACTGTTCAAAAGGCAAGTCCTGTAAAGCAAAGAGAATATAGGCGCCCTGATGGGAGAAAGAGGATAATCCCTGAGGCAGTTGGAGTGTCTGCTGAGTCTCAAGCACTTGATTTCCCTACGAAGGGGGTGAATAACAGAAAGGAAGATAACGGATTGGTTCTTAGTGACAGTGGCGTTAGAGAGGGTTCTATGAGGAGAACAATAGGTGGAAACTCTGATCTGAAAGAGCGTTCAGGAGTCACAGCTAGGGCTACCGTCAGTGAGAGTCTGGTAATTGAGAAGGTTCCGGCATCAGAAGGTAAGGATGGAACTGTTTGTGTAGAACAGAAAGGAATTGTGGAAGCTTCTGCTTCTGGGAAGCtttcaattagggtttttgacaagaaagaagggaaagatGCCGAGCCAGTTTGTTTGGAAGCTCGTCCTCGCGAACATGCTGTGAATGACATTGTTGGAGTGGGAAACACATTTACTATGAGAGAAACGGAAATTGCTTGTACAAGAGGGGCAGATACTCTTTGGTCTGATAGGGTATCTGGCAATGTCACTGTTTTGGCTGGTAATGCCAACTTCTGGGCTGTTGGGTGTGAGGATGGATGCCTACAG GTGTACACAAAATGTGGGAGACGTGCCATGCCGACTATGATGATGGGATCTGCGGCGGTATTCATTGATTGTGATGAGAGTTGGAAGTTGTTTCTTGTCACGAGGAAGGGATCCTTGTATGTATGGGATCTGTTCAACATGAAATGTCTCCTTCATGATTCATTGGCTTCACTGGTTACTGCAGATCCAAGATCAACTGCCAAAGATGCAG GCACAATCAAAATCATATCTGCAAAGCTATCAAAGTCTGGTTTTCCTCTTGTTGTTCTAGCCACACGTCATGCCTTCCTTTTTGATATGAGCCTCATGTGTTGGCTTAGGGTTGCGGATGATTGCTTCCCTGCATCGAATTTTGCAAGTTCATGGAACTTGGGCTCTATTCAGGGTGGTGAGGTTGCTGCTTTACAGGTGGATGTGAGGAAATTCTTGGCAAGGAAGCCAGGTTGGAGCAG AGTAACCGATGATGGCGTGCAAACGCGTGCTCATTTGGAATCTCAACTTGCATCTGCGCTGGCATTGAAGTCCCCGTCTGAATATCACCAGTGCCTTCTGTCCTACGTGCGATTTCTGGCAAG AGAGGCGGATGAGTCCCGTTTGCGGGAAGTTTGTGAGAACTTTCTTGGGCCTCCAACTGGGATGGCTGATGCTGTATCTTCAGATCCCAAGGACCTGAAATGGGATTCCTGTGTGCTG GGAATGAAGAAGCACAAACTTTTAAGGGAAGATATTCTTCCGGCAATGGCATCAAACAGAAAAGTCCAGCGTCTTCTTAATGAATTCATGGATCTCCTATCTGAATATGAAACAACCGAAGTCATTCCGGACCCCAAAAGTTCCACCCCTCCGATAGAATTGCTGCCCACAACAGATCAAACGGACTCCACCCCTCCAACAACTGATCAAATGGCTTTTGCCCTTTCAGCAGCAGATCAAACGGGTTCAGTGCAGCCAGCTGGTGATAAAACAGAGTTTGCCCCCACAGAAGTGGATCAAATTGACTCAGCCATGCCTGAAAAAGATGGAATAGAGTCCACGGCGCCCCTAGTAAACAATGTTGATTTGGACCGACCTTCGAAGCCATTAGATCCGGCCCCACAGGTGAAAGAAACAGATGGTTCCTGA